From a single Pseudomonas triticicola genomic region:
- the lptM gene encoding LPS translocon maturation chaperone LptM → MKRLISSLAALVAVACLVSACGQKGPLYLPDDDQDPAEQAQSSQKQPSKAHKHDVY, encoded by the coding sequence ATGAAGCGCCTGATCTCTTCCCTTGCTGCGCTCGTCGCGGTTGCCTGCCTGGTTTCGGCCTGTGGTCAAAAAGGCCCGCTGTACCTGCCCGATGACGACCAGGACCCGGCCGAACAAGCCCAGTCTTCGCAGAAGCAGCCATCCAAGGCTCACAAGCACGACGTTTACTAA